The DNA sequence GCCGAGGCCGGATGTCGCAGCGACGAGTTCGGCCAGCACCAGCCAGGTCCATGCCCAGCCAAGGCTGATGCGCAGCGTGTCCCAGATGCCCGGCAAGGCGCTGGGAACGACGATGCGCGTCAGGATCTTGCGGTCCGGCAGGCCGAGCGTGCGCCCAAGGCCGATGAAGTCGGCGGGAACCCGTTTCACATTGTCCATGATCATCAGCACCTGCTGGAAGAAAGTGCCGATGAAGATGATCAGGAATTTCTGGGTATCGCCGGTGCCTGCCCACAGGATGGAGAGCGGCACGAAGGCAACAACCGGCATGTAACGGATGAAATCGACCAGCGGCTCGATGGCCGCCTCCCAGGAACGGAAACTGCCGATCAGCACGCCGATCGGTATGGACAGTGCCGAGGCGAGGAGGAAGCCGATGGAAATGCGGTACATCGAAGCCCTGAGGTCGAGCCACAAGGTGCCGTCGGCGGCGAGCTTGGCGATCTGGGTCGCAACGCTGCCCGGCGACGGCAGGAAGATGGGTTTCACCCATCCCAGCCCGGTCGCTGCCCACCAGGCAAGGCCAAGGCCAACAAAGACGGCCACCGCTATCGCGAGGAAACGCGACCGGGCGATGGGCACGCCGATCCCGGAGGATCGGCGTCGCCTTGCCTGTGTTGCGGCGGGCGCTCGTGCCGGGCGGGCCAAGCCGGTTTTCGCGGGAGGCTCCCCGGAC is a window from the Mesorhizobium australicum WSM2073 genome containing:
- a CDS encoding ABC transporter permease, which translates into the protein MSGEPPAKTGLARPARAPAATQARRRRSSGIGVPIARSRFLAIAVAVFVGLGLAWWAATGLGWVKPIFLPSPGSVATQIAKLAADGTLWLDLRASMYRISIGFLLASALSIPIGVLIGSFRSWEAAIEPLVDFIRYMPVVAFVPLSILWAGTGDTQKFLIIFIGTFFQQVLMIMDNVKRVPADFIGLGRTLGLPDRKILTRIVVPSALPGIWDTLRISLGWAWTWLVLAELVAATSGLGYRITVSQRYFQTNTIIGYILLLGVLGLITDQVMKALEKVLFRQEGHQQ